A region of the Notolabrus celidotus isolate fNotCel1 chromosome 18, fNotCel1.pri, whole genome shotgun sequence genome:
ATAATCAGACTGTGCATAGATGTTTTAGCATTTCTGGACAATGATCTTTTTGAGCGGTACCGTTTCACTTCACAGTCGCTCATCTACATACACAACCTAATCCGTCCGTACATTTGCAACATTACCCACCGTAGTCGTGCTCTTACATCCCAGCAGATATTGTGTGTTGCTCTGCGTTTATTTGCAAATGGGAGTTTTTTGTATAATGTTGGAGATGCAGAGCACTTAAGTAAGGCCACTGTATGCAGGGCGGTCAGAAAAGTGTGCCTCGCCCTGAAACGGCTACTGAACACCTTCATCGTTTTCCCTGGACATAAACCGGTCAGAGTCATCAAGGAGGAGTTCCACAGGATTGCAGGTGAATGGTGTAGAGATCtattaaattcattttaaattacattCTGTTAATGACATTGTGCTGCAACCTCAGACTGGGATtagtaattttaatttattttaggaTTTCCcagtgtgattggctgcatagaTGGCACACAAATCCCCATCACGGCTCCCTCACATAATGAGGCGGATTATGTTAACAGGAAGTCCATTCACAGCATAAATGTGCAGGTAAATGTAGACTGACTACTGTTTCGAAATGttaagaagaaaggtactttattgatccccagggggaaaattaaattttttcactcatgctatattggacatgctacacatacagtttttttggtatatacatacaaatgcacacacatgcagtgaacatgcttagggagagatgtcagagtgaggatactgccgtcaaccagcgcaccccgagcagttgggggttcggtgccttgctcaagggcacctcggcagtgcccaggcaggtcaaccagcacctctccagccaccagtccacttgccatgCTTCGTCCATGCtaggactcgaaccggcgacccttcggttcccaagccaagtccctatggactgagctactgccgccccctgAATCATCTGTCATTCAAGATCATATGTGATGCTGCCTACATCATTTCCAATGTGGAGGCCAAGTGGCCTGGGTCTGTTCACAACTCAAGGATGTATCGTGAGTCTAACCTGAGCAACAGACTGCAACGTGATAAGCAGTCTAAAGATTTGCACAATATAATTCATTTGTCTCCCTCTTTTAATATACTCTAATGTATCCACTATACATTACAGGAGAGTTTGATGGCCTTCTGCTGGGTGACAGGGGTTACCCATGCCAACCAAGGCTGCTGACCCCTTACCCTGACCCTGAACCAGGCCCCCAACAGAACTTCAACCGGGTTCACTGCAGGACGAGAGCCCGGGTGGAGATGACCATAGGCCTGTTGAAAGCCTGTTTCCAGTGCCTACGTCCCCTCAGGGTGACCCCTGAGAGGGCCTGTGATATTATTGTGGCATGTGTTGTTCTTCTTAATATTGCCACTATTCAAGGAGAGCAACACCCTGCCCTACAAATAGAAGCTGATGATGACCACCCCATCCACCTGCCAGCTATGCAGGACGGCAGAGCAGTCAGAGACACCATATCCTGCAATCACTTCAGAGATTAAGACAACATCAtcaccactaccaccaccaacacagcagcagtcaaataaaaacataatacaaaTTTCATTTGGTCTTCTTTATTTCCTACAAATACAAGAGATAGTTTAGTTAATGTTCTCGTAGTtaacataattaacataattcACCTGTGACCATGCACCCACCTCTAACTTGTGCTCTAGTAATTCAATTTTGAGATCTGCCCTTCTCATCTGGCGGTCCAAGAACtgcatttctttgttgtttttttccatttttttcagAAGAAATATTTTATAGATGACTTTCTCTGGTAACTGGGAATACATAAGGAGGACATTAAATTATACAGTTGCACATGAATTCCACAGAATGAACCTCTGGTGTTTACTGAACATCCATCTCACTGTGTCAATCTGTGCAGTTGAAGTTGAAAgaccctcctgctgctgcccagCCATGCCCTGTTAAAAAGGATGAGAATGTGTTAATACTTCAGTGTAGGCTAAATGTCACACTCTATTTTACACCAGAATGTTAAGAAATGTGAATGGGAAGAGAACTAGCaataacatatcaaatgttacctCTACAGGCCTTTCTGGTTCCCCCTCTGTGAAGGCAGCAGACAAAGTCTCCTCGCACTCTTCATCCTAGATGAGTGATATGTCTCAGTATACTTAAACCACCATTTGGCAAAATCTTTGGAGTATTCCCTACTTACAGTTACAAGGTCTGTTGTGGCGTGAGGGGGCTCCACCAGGCAGATAGCACCATCAGAATatgttgggagaaaaaaaaagacatgaaagggaaataaatatttgtatgaatgggcttaaaaaaagatatataggCCTAAGAATAGTACATGTTATAAAGGCACTTGTGTCTCGGGGGGTGGGCTCAGAGGATGAGCTCCCTCCAGGGATTCCCTCAGTCGCTGGCCTTCCAAAATCTGCCTCCGTTAGAGGTGGCGGTGCTCGGCCGCCACCCGTTTTACGGGCATCTGCTTTCTTCCTGTTGGCTGAGTAGAAGTCTGTGTTAGTTTAAATaggcttaattatttaacagaacatgatatagatgaaaatacatgcatgtgtgtgaaaacagcatTATGTTGGGGATAAAACAACTGCACAGTCAAACAGCCACTTAATATTTACTTTACAatgtaaaacatgatcaaaatgaGGTACCCCCATGATATTATGCCGAGGTCTTACCTGTTAgaacaatgtttttatatttccatCTTAAGCTGCTGCCAGGTGCGCTTCTCCCCCGCGGGATTGCacctaaatgaaataaatgaataggcTACCATTCAAGCAGTTTCCCCCTGTGATTTCAAAGGACTACATTTAAACGTACGCATTGACCCGAGCCGCAATGTTCTCCCATGCCGTCTCCCTCTGTTTGGCACCTGCAGcggtgtttttaaaaacatgctcaAACTCGCCATATGAGCGAATAAGGATGTCCAGTTCCAGTGGGGTGAAAAATGCcgccctcttcttctccattGCCATGGTGACTTGTTGAATCGGGGCTCCATTGAtgatgtctttttaaagttgtgttgcaCACACTTAACCCCAGGTGAAGCTACTCCAAGTTGATTTAACTAACTCAAATCAGCTGTTGTGGAACCGAAAACACAGAGTTTGCTATCTCAGAGTAGATCAACTCAGAGTTCAGGGTTAGACTCAGAGTTTGTTGAACCTGCTTTGTGAAACGGACCCCTGATTGATCCTGTCTGGAGATATAAATGGTCAATGaagctgtgttgtgtgtaaatgtgctcTGCAGCTCTCTTAATGAGGAGATGCAACTACCTGGGCCCGTATgtacgtccagccattagcaatgaaaacgggccgtttgtactaatgatgaaaaaataatggattagcggtctgcatgagccagaTTAACACCCCAAcacagcattacatttaatggaggtagacccaccattacaggtgctaacggcaggattactgcaactgctgtttaaaggatggaggacatcgtgctcaTGTGTTACCAtttaagaccaaatatgagaagaaaacaaatatttaggGATCAAaggaatcctttggaaaagtatgaagATGTTGAAAcatacagcaaatttagatttaggagacacAACAtcattcttaggtaacctaccagcaacaccgtgaagtgaatccttcccaaacaactctgttaacaagtcctcatccttcaatggggggacaggtggtcctccacctggaccacgttggtggaggtgcttgttgctcaaagccTCTTTCATGTtgctggttttattttgtaggtcttctactgtgcgctcagaaacatcacacgcatttacccggttcaagatctgaagccaaactttccctttctccttgtttgtgatctttgaggattgacttgctgataacagctgtttgtttattctagattcttctaataacatgtccatttcttctttatcttctctcAGTTACAGCGGTACctctcgccatgtttattgttgtttatgtgtagtaggcatgcgcaGTTAGAATTTGTTGGATAGAGGTTTTCCAgaaggttccctggacatatgacgttttgcaccagcctcactttcatggcgcaattagttaattggccaattatttgcagtcgtgcatgcggctaacgctacggccaaatgggccgttccataacggtatgttaagactaatggtctgGACCTGCATACAGCCCAGGTCTTTCTCTATACATACGttagagtcctcctctctatcttcTGAGTCCGTAAGTTGTcaatgctcgagtccaagtAAAGTCATGAGA
Encoded here:
- the LOC117830472 gene encoding putative nuclease HARBI1, whose protein sequence is MIIRLCIDVLAFLDNDLFERYRFTSQSLIYIHNLIRPYICNITHRSRALTSQQILCVALRLFANGSFLYNVGDAEHLSKATVCRAVRKVCLALKRLLNTFIVFPGHKPVRVIKEEFHRIAGFPSVIGCIDGTQIPITAPSHNEADYVNRKSIHSINVQIICDAAYIISNVEAKWPGSVHNSRMYRESNLSNRLQRGEFDGLLLGDRGYPCQPRLLTPYPDPEPGPQQNFNRVHCRTRARVEMTIGLLKACFQCLRPLRVTPERACDIIVACVVLLNIATIQGEQHPALQIEADDDHPIHLPAMQDGRAVRDTISCNHFRD